A region of Anoplopoma fimbria isolate UVic2021 breed Golden Eagle Sablefish chromosome 24, Afim_UVic_2022, whole genome shotgun sequence DNA encodes the following proteins:
- the ccdc61 gene encoding centrosomal protein CCDC61 isoform X2, with translation MEEGSEVMEDIVFRGVEFSVKIEVDKGLLIVEISDAMTADQWRGDFDPAYIEDLTRKTGNFKQFPIFCSMLESAVRKMSDSVTLDLLTYADLELLRNRKAGVVSRPQGNQQSSVLTSKRYLILIYTVEFDRIHYPLPLPYVGKPDPAALQKEVRALKAELSTVSSHGINKSAEQEIQRLRAELAQVKQEKDAMAKVLERLQSSGSGREDWRVRDVVRTLEEQLVKERAKSQRSASKRCQDQRLLMEQFEELRASECALRVRVKSLTSELALLRRGLGNLNIVTPVSGHISSRVDGEIYRSVSRERRLGYGTVRARSGSRERMDDRGRRSEERGRRSDSSGPRARIPRPSPSPTGSQVQRFDPTAYIQDRQRRLKEADLKKQRKVRRDILTSPIAPERGRSRSREAYPQMARSGSRGRSLSMERRGSRNSSESSLVDMDEMPKNLYRGRKQTYNGPNVSRGGLLTRKPICSTPTHRGKDKESSIDTGAELSEIDARLLALQEYMRDLDTGH, from the exons atggaggagggcTCAGAGGTGATGGAGGATATAGTATTTCGAGGAGTGGAGTTTTCTGTGAAGATAGAGGTGGACAAGGGTTTGCTGATAGTCGAAATCTCTGATGCAATGACAGCGGATCAATGGAGAGGGGACTTTGATCCGGCAT acaTTGAGGACCTCACGCGCAAAACAGGCAATTTCAAGCAGTTCCCCATTTTCTGCAGCATGTTAGAATCGGCTGTTAGAAAG ATGAGTGATTCTGTTACACTTGACCTCTTGACCTACGCTGACCTGGAGCTGCTACGTAACAGAAAAGCAGGAGTGGTTAGTCGTCCTCAAGGGAATCAGCAGTCATCTGTTCTCACTTCCAAAAGATACCTAATCCTCATATATACTGTGGAGTTTGACAG GATACACTACCCCTTACCCCTGCCCTATGTGGGTAAGCCTGACCCGGCTGCCCTGCAGAAGGAAGTCCGAGCTCTTAAGGCGGAGCTCAGCACCGTCTCCTCTCATGGAATTAACAAATCTGCAGAACAGGAAATACAACGGCTACGAGCAGA GCTGGCTCAGGTGAAACAAGAAAAGGATGCCATGGCTAAGGTTCTGGAGCGACTGCAGAGCAGTGGAAGTGGACGGGAGGACTGGAGGGTCAGAGATGTGGTGAGGACGCTGGAGGAGCAGCTCGTCAAGGAGAGGGCCAAAAGTCAACGTTCAGCGAGCAAGAGATGCCAGGATCAGCGACTCCTCATGGAGCAG TTCGAGGAGCTGAGAGCATCGGAGTGCGCTCTCCGCGTTCGGGTCAAGAGTCTCACCAGTGAACTAGCGTTACTACGGAGAGGGTTAGGCAATCTAAACAT agTGACTCCTGTGTCCGGTCACATCAGCTCTCGGGTTGATGGAGAAATCTATCGCTCTGTCTCCCGCGAGAGGAGGTTGGGGTACGGGACAGTCAGGGCCCGTTCAGGCTCCAGAGAACGGATGGATGACAGAGGTCGAAGGTCAGAGGAAAGAGGCCGAAGATCGGACTCCTCAGGACCTCGTGCTCGGATACCCAGGCCGTCACCTTCTCCCACTG GGTCCCAGGTACAACGCTTTGACCCAACTGCCTACATCCAGGACAGGCAGCGCAGACTGAAAGAGGCAGATCTCAAAAA ACAGAGGAAGGTACGGAGGGACATTCTGACATCACCCATAGCCCCTGAGAGGGGGCGTTCACGTTCCAGAGAGGCCTATCCTCAGATGGCCCGGTCTGGCAGCAGAGGCAGGAGTCTATCAATGGAGCGGCGAGGGAGCAGAAACTCCTCTGAAAGCTCATTAGTGGATATGGATGAAATGCCCAAAAATCTGTACAG AGGGAGAAAACAGACTTACAATGGACCCAATGTG TCTAGAGGAGGCCTTTTGACCAGGAAACCAATATGCAGTACTCCAACACACAGAGGTAAAGACAAAG AGAGCTCCATAGATACAGGGGCCGAGCTGTCGGAGATCGATGCCAGGCTATTGGCCCTTCAGGAGTACATGAGGGACCTGGATACAGGACACTAG
- the ccdc61 gene encoding centrosomal protein CCDC61 isoform X4 encodes MEEGSEVMEDIVFRGVEFSVKIEVDKGLLIVEISDAMTADQWRGDFDPAYIEDLTRKTGNFKQFPIFCSMLESAVRKMSDSVTLDLLTYADLELLRNRKAGVVSRPQGNQQSSVLTSKRYLILIYTVEFDRIHYPLPLPYVGKPDPAALQKEVRALKAELSTVSSHGINKSAEQEIQRLRAELAQVKQEKDAMAKVLERLQSSGSGREDWRVRDVVRTLEEQLVKERAKSQRSASKRCQDQRLLMEQFEELRASECALRVRVKSLTSELALLRRGRVTPVSGHISSRVDGEIYRSVSRERRLGYGTVRARSGSRERMDDRGRRSEERGRRSDSSGPRARIPRPSPSPTGSQVQRFDPTAYIQDRQRRLKEADLKKQRKVRRDILTSPIAPERGRSRSREAYPQMARSGSRGRSLSMERRGSRNSSESSLVDMDEMPKNLYRGRKQTYNGPNVSRGGLLTRKPICSTPTHRGKDKESSIDTGAELSEIDARLLALQEYMRDLDTGH; translated from the exons atggaggagggcTCAGAGGTGATGGAGGATATAGTATTTCGAGGAGTGGAGTTTTCTGTGAAGATAGAGGTGGACAAGGGTTTGCTGATAGTCGAAATCTCTGATGCAATGACAGCGGATCAATGGAGAGGGGACTTTGATCCGGCAT acaTTGAGGACCTCACGCGCAAAACAGGCAATTTCAAGCAGTTCCCCATTTTCTGCAGCATGTTAGAATCGGCTGTTAGAAAG ATGAGTGATTCTGTTACACTTGACCTCTTGACCTACGCTGACCTGGAGCTGCTACGTAACAGAAAAGCAGGAGTGGTTAGTCGTCCTCAAGGGAATCAGCAGTCATCTGTTCTCACTTCCAAAAGATACCTAATCCTCATATATACTGTGGAGTTTGACAG GATACACTACCCCTTACCCCTGCCCTATGTGGGTAAGCCTGACCCGGCTGCCCTGCAGAAGGAAGTCCGAGCTCTTAAGGCGGAGCTCAGCACCGTCTCCTCTCATGGAATTAACAAATCTGCAGAACAGGAAATACAACGGCTACGAGCAGA GCTGGCTCAGGTGAAACAAGAAAAGGATGCCATGGCTAAGGTTCTGGAGCGACTGCAGAGCAGTGGAAGTGGACGGGAGGACTGGAGGGTCAGAGATGTGGTGAGGACGCTGGAGGAGCAGCTCGTCAAGGAGAGGGCCAAAAGTCAACGTTCAGCGAGCAAGAGATGCCAGGATCAGCGACTCCTCATGGAGCAG TTCGAGGAGCTGAGAGCATCGGAGTGCGCTCTCCGCGTTCGGGTCAAGAGTCTCACCAGTGAACTAGCGTTACTACGGAGAGG cagagTGACTCCTGTGTCCGGTCACATCAGCTCTCGGGTTGATGGAGAAATCTATCGCTCTGTCTCCCGCGAGAGGAGGTTGGGGTACGGGACAGTCAGGGCCCGTTCAGGCTCCAGAGAACGGATGGATGACAGAGGTCGAAGGTCAGAGGAAAGAGGCCGAAGATCGGACTCCTCAGGACCTCGTGCTCGGATACCCAGGCCGTCACCTTCTCCCACTG GGTCCCAGGTACAACGCTTTGACCCAACTGCCTACATCCAGGACAGGCAGCGCAGACTGAAAGAGGCAGATCTCAAAAA ACAGAGGAAGGTACGGAGGGACATTCTGACATCACCCATAGCCCCTGAGAGGGGGCGTTCACGTTCCAGAGAGGCCTATCCTCAGATGGCCCGGTCTGGCAGCAGAGGCAGGAGTCTATCAATGGAGCGGCGAGGGAGCAGAAACTCCTCTGAAAGCTCATTAGTGGATATGGATGAAATGCCCAAAAATCTGTACAG AGGGAGAAAACAGACTTACAATGGACCCAATGTG TCTAGAGGAGGCCTTTTGACCAGGAAACCAATATGCAGTACTCCAACACACAGAGGTAAAGACAAAG AGAGCTCCATAGATACAGGGGCCGAGCTGTCGGAGATCGATGCCAGGCTATTGGCCCTTCAGGAGTACATGAGGGACCTGGATACAGGACACTAG
- the ccdc61 gene encoding centrosomal protein CCDC61 isoform X5 translates to MEEGSEVMEDIVFRGVEFSVKIEVDKGLLIVEISDAMTADQWRGDFDPAYIEDLTRKTGNFKQFPIFCSMLESAVRKMSDSVTLDLLTYADLELLRNRKAGVVSRPQGNQQSSVLTSKRYLILIYTVEFDRIHYPLPLPYVGKPDPAALQKEVRALKAELSTVSSHGINKSAEQEIQRLRAELAQVKQEKDAMAKVLERLQSSGSGREDWRVRDVVRTLEEQLVKERAKSQRSASKRCQDQRLLMEQFEELRASECALRVRVKSLTSELALLRRGVTPVSGHISSRVDGEIYRSVSRERRLGYGTVRARSGSRERMDDRGRRSEERGRRSDSSGPRARIPRPSPSPTGSQVQRFDPTAYIQDRQRRLKEADLKKQRKVRRDILTSPIAPERGRSRSREAYPQMARSGSRGRSLSMERRGSRNSSESSLVDMDEMPKNLYRGRKQTYNGPNVSRGGLLTRKPICSTPTHRGKDKESSIDTGAELSEIDARLLALQEYMRDLDTGH, encoded by the exons atggaggagggcTCAGAGGTGATGGAGGATATAGTATTTCGAGGAGTGGAGTTTTCTGTGAAGATAGAGGTGGACAAGGGTTTGCTGATAGTCGAAATCTCTGATGCAATGACAGCGGATCAATGGAGAGGGGACTTTGATCCGGCAT acaTTGAGGACCTCACGCGCAAAACAGGCAATTTCAAGCAGTTCCCCATTTTCTGCAGCATGTTAGAATCGGCTGTTAGAAAG ATGAGTGATTCTGTTACACTTGACCTCTTGACCTACGCTGACCTGGAGCTGCTACGTAACAGAAAAGCAGGAGTGGTTAGTCGTCCTCAAGGGAATCAGCAGTCATCTGTTCTCACTTCCAAAAGATACCTAATCCTCATATATACTGTGGAGTTTGACAG GATACACTACCCCTTACCCCTGCCCTATGTGGGTAAGCCTGACCCGGCTGCCCTGCAGAAGGAAGTCCGAGCTCTTAAGGCGGAGCTCAGCACCGTCTCCTCTCATGGAATTAACAAATCTGCAGAACAGGAAATACAACGGCTACGAGCAGA GCTGGCTCAGGTGAAACAAGAAAAGGATGCCATGGCTAAGGTTCTGGAGCGACTGCAGAGCAGTGGAAGTGGACGGGAGGACTGGAGGGTCAGAGATGTGGTGAGGACGCTGGAGGAGCAGCTCGTCAAGGAGAGGGCCAAAAGTCAACGTTCAGCGAGCAAGAGATGCCAGGATCAGCGACTCCTCATGGAGCAG TTCGAGGAGCTGAGAGCATCGGAGTGCGCTCTCCGCGTTCGGGTCAAGAGTCTCACCAGTGAACTAGCGTTACTACGGAGAGG agTGACTCCTGTGTCCGGTCACATCAGCTCTCGGGTTGATGGAGAAATCTATCGCTCTGTCTCCCGCGAGAGGAGGTTGGGGTACGGGACAGTCAGGGCCCGTTCAGGCTCCAGAGAACGGATGGATGACAGAGGTCGAAGGTCAGAGGAAAGAGGCCGAAGATCGGACTCCTCAGGACCTCGTGCTCGGATACCCAGGCCGTCACCTTCTCCCACTG GGTCCCAGGTACAACGCTTTGACCCAACTGCCTACATCCAGGACAGGCAGCGCAGACTGAAAGAGGCAGATCTCAAAAA ACAGAGGAAGGTACGGAGGGACATTCTGACATCACCCATAGCCCCTGAGAGGGGGCGTTCACGTTCCAGAGAGGCCTATCCTCAGATGGCCCGGTCTGGCAGCAGAGGCAGGAGTCTATCAATGGAGCGGCGAGGGAGCAGAAACTCCTCTGAAAGCTCATTAGTGGATATGGATGAAATGCCCAAAAATCTGTACAG AGGGAGAAAACAGACTTACAATGGACCCAATGTG TCTAGAGGAGGCCTTTTGACCAGGAAACCAATATGCAGTACTCCAACACACAGAGGTAAAGACAAAG AGAGCTCCATAGATACAGGGGCCGAGCTGTCGGAGATCGATGCCAGGCTATTGGCCCTTCAGGAGTACATGAGGGACCTGGATACAGGACACTAG
- the ccdc61 gene encoding centrosomal protein CCDC61 isoform X1 produces the protein MEEGSEVMEDIVFRGVEFSVKIEVDKGLLIVEISDAMTADQWRGDFDPAYIEDLTRKTGNFKQFPIFCSMLESAVRKMSDSVTLDLLTYADLELLRNRKAGVVSRPQGNQQSSVLTSKRYLILIYTVEFDRIHYPLPLPYVGKPDPAALQKEVRALKAELSTVSSHGINKSAEQEIQRLRAELAQVKQEKDAMAKVLERLQSSGSGREDWRVRDVVRTLEEQLVKERAKSQRSASKRCQDQRLLMEQFEELRASECALRVRVKSLTSELALLRRGLGNLNIRVTPVSGHISSRVDGEIYRSVSRERRLGYGTVRARSGSRERMDDRGRRSEERGRRSDSSGPRARIPRPSPSPTGSQVQRFDPTAYIQDRQRRLKEADLKKQRKVRRDILTSPIAPERGRSRSREAYPQMARSGSRGRSLSMERRGSRNSSESSLVDMDEMPKNLYRGRKQTYNGPNVSRGGLLTRKPICSTPTHRGKDKESSIDTGAELSEIDARLLALQEYMRDLDTGH, from the exons atggaggagggcTCAGAGGTGATGGAGGATATAGTATTTCGAGGAGTGGAGTTTTCTGTGAAGATAGAGGTGGACAAGGGTTTGCTGATAGTCGAAATCTCTGATGCAATGACAGCGGATCAATGGAGAGGGGACTTTGATCCGGCAT acaTTGAGGACCTCACGCGCAAAACAGGCAATTTCAAGCAGTTCCCCATTTTCTGCAGCATGTTAGAATCGGCTGTTAGAAAG ATGAGTGATTCTGTTACACTTGACCTCTTGACCTACGCTGACCTGGAGCTGCTACGTAACAGAAAAGCAGGAGTGGTTAGTCGTCCTCAAGGGAATCAGCAGTCATCTGTTCTCACTTCCAAAAGATACCTAATCCTCATATATACTGTGGAGTTTGACAG GATACACTACCCCTTACCCCTGCCCTATGTGGGTAAGCCTGACCCGGCTGCCCTGCAGAAGGAAGTCCGAGCTCTTAAGGCGGAGCTCAGCACCGTCTCCTCTCATGGAATTAACAAATCTGCAGAACAGGAAATACAACGGCTACGAGCAGA GCTGGCTCAGGTGAAACAAGAAAAGGATGCCATGGCTAAGGTTCTGGAGCGACTGCAGAGCAGTGGAAGTGGACGGGAGGACTGGAGGGTCAGAGATGTGGTGAGGACGCTGGAGGAGCAGCTCGTCAAGGAGAGGGCCAAAAGTCAACGTTCAGCGAGCAAGAGATGCCAGGATCAGCGACTCCTCATGGAGCAG TTCGAGGAGCTGAGAGCATCGGAGTGCGCTCTCCGCGTTCGGGTCAAGAGTCTCACCAGTGAACTAGCGTTACTACGGAGAGGGTTAGGCAATCTAAACAT cagagTGACTCCTGTGTCCGGTCACATCAGCTCTCGGGTTGATGGAGAAATCTATCGCTCTGTCTCCCGCGAGAGGAGGTTGGGGTACGGGACAGTCAGGGCCCGTTCAGGCTCCAGAGAACGGATGGATGACAGAGGTCGAAGGTCAGAGGAAAGAGGCCGAAGATCGGACTCCTCAGGACCTCGTGCTCGGATACCCAGGCCGTCACCTTCTCCCACTG GGTCCCAGGTACAACGCTTTGACCCAACTGCCTACATCCAGGACAGGCAGCGCAGACTGAAAGAGGCAGATCTCAAAAA ACAGAGGAAGGTACGGAGGGACATTCTGACATCACCCATAGCCCCTGAGAGGGGGCGTTCACGTTCCAGAGAGGCCTATCCTCAGATGGCCCGGTCTGGCAGCAGAGGCAGGAGTCTATCAATGGAGCGGCGAGGGAGCAGAAACTCCTCTGAAAGCTCATTAGTGGATATGGATGAAATGCCCAAAAATCTGTACAG AGGGAGAAAACAGACTTACAATGGACCCAATGTG TCTAGAGGAGGCCTTTTGACCAGGAAACCAATATGCAGTACTCCAACACACAGAGGTAAAGACAAAG AGAGCTCCATAGATACAGGGGCCGAGCTGTCGGAGATCGATGCCAGGCTATTGGCCCTTCAGGAGTACATGAGGGACCTGGATACAGGACACTAG
- the ccdc61 gene encoding centrosomal protein CCDC61 isoform X3, producing MEEGSEVMEDIVFRGVEFSVKIEVDKGLLIVEISDAMTADQWRGDFDPAYIEDLTRKTGNFKQFPIFCSMLESAVRKMSDSVTLDLLTYADLELLRNRKAGVVSRPQGNQQSSVLTSKRYLILIYTVEFDRIHYPLPLPYVGKPDPAALQKEVRALKAELSTVSSHGINKSAEQEIQRLRAELAQVKQEKDAMAKVLERLQSSGSGREDWRVRDVVRTLEEQLVKERAKSQRSASKRCQDQRLLMEQFEELRASECALRVRVKSLTSELALLRRGLGNLNIRVTPVSGHISSRVDGEIYRSVSRERRLGYGTVRARSGSRERMDDRGRRSEERGRRSDSSGPRARIPRPSPSPTGSQVQRFDPTAYIQDRQRRLKEADLKKQRKVRRDILTSPIAPERGRSRSREAYPQMARSGSRGRSLSMERRGSRNSSESSLVDMDEMPKNLYRGRKQTYNGPNVSRGGLLTRKPICSTPTHRESSIDTGAELSEIDARLLALQEYMRDLDTGH from the exons atggaggagggcTCAGAGGTGATGGAGGATATAGTATTTCGAGGAGTGGAGTTTTCTGTGAAGATAGAGGTGGACAAGGGTTTGCTGATAGTCGAAATCTCTGATGCAATGACAGCGGATCAATGGAGAGGGGACTTTGATCCGGCAT acaTTGAGGACCTCACGCGCAAAACAGGCAATTTCAAGCAGTTCCCCATTTTCTGCAGCATGTTAGAATCGGCTGTTAGAAAG ATGAGTGATTCTGTTACACTTGACCTCTTGACCTACGCTGACCTGGAGCTGCTACGTAACAGAAAAGCAGGAGTGGTTAGTCGTCCTCAAGGGAATCAGCAGTCATCTGTTCTCACTTCCAAAAGATACCTAATCCTCATATATACTGTGGAGTTTGACAG GATACACTACCCCTTACCCCTGCCCTATGTGGGTAAGCCTGACCCGGCTGCCCTGCAGAAGGAAGTCCGAGCTCTTAAGGCGGAGCTCAGCACCGTCTCCTCTCATGGAATTAACAAATCTGCAGAACAGGAAATACAACGGCTACGAGCAGA GCTGGCTCAGGTGAAACAAGAAAAGGATGCCATGGCTAAGGTTCTGGAGCGACTGCAGAGCAGTGGAAGTGGACGGGAGGACTGGAGGGTCAGAGATGTGGTGAGGACGCTGGAGGAGCAGCTCGTCAAGGAGAGGGCCAAAAGTCAACGTTCAGCGAGCAAGAGATGCCAGGATCAGCGACTCCTCATGGAGCAG TTCGAGGAGCTGAGAGCATCGGAGTGCGCTCTCCGCGTTCGGGTCAAGAGTCTCACCAGTGAACTAGCGTTACTACGGAGAGGGTTAGGCAATCTAAACAT cagagTGACTCCTGTGTCCGGTCACATCAGCTCTCGGGTTGATGGAGAAATCTATCGCTCTGTCTCCCGCGAGAGGAGGTTGGGGTACGGGACAGTCAGGGCCCGTTCAGGCTCCAGAGAACGGATGGATGACAGAGGTCGAAGGTCAGAGGAAAGAGGCCGAAGATCGGACTCCTCAGGACCTCGTGCTCGGATACCCAGGCCGTCACCTTCTCCCACTG GGTCCCAGGTACAACGCTTTGACCCAACTGCCTACATCCAGGACAGGCAGCGCAGACTGAAAGAGGCAGATCTCAAAAA ACAGAGGAAGGTACGGAGGGACATTCTGACATCACCCATAGCCCCTGAGAGGGGGCGTTCACGTTCCAGAGAGGCCTATCCTCAGATGGCCCGGTCTGGCAGCAGAGGCAGGAGTCTATCAATGGAGCGGCGAGGGAGCAGAAACTCCTCTGAAAGCTCATTAGTGGATATGGATGAAATGCCCAAAAATCTGTACAG AGGGAGAAAACAGACTTACAATGGACCCAATGTG TCTAGAGGAGGCCTTTTGACCAGGAAACCAATATGCAGTACTCCAACACACAGAG AGAGCTCCATAGATACAGGGGCCGAGCTGTCGGAGATCGATGCCAGGCTATTGGCCCTTCAGGAGTACATGAGGGACCTGGATACAGGACACTAG